The DNA window GCAAGATGGCGTTGCAACACAAACTCGATGCCCTGCTGCTCCATGGATTTTTGCAACAATCTGCCCGCCATCGCATCAAGCTGTTGACTCAAAATACGGTCGGAACGATGTACCACCATCACCCGATGGCCTTTGCCAGCCAAACCGTAGGCCGCTTCTAAACCCAGCAGACCTGCACCCAACACCATCACCGGGCGCGCATCTGTTACATCCAAATCATTCAGCTGTGCCACATCCTGCAGATCACGAAAACAATGCACCCCGGCTAAATCGACACCGGGCAGTGCAATTCGGCTGGCATTGGAGCCGGTAGCCAACACCAAGCGGTCGTAGCCAAACATCTCGCCTGTTTCCGTGGTAAAGCTTTGCTGAATCGGATCCATCGCGGTGACTTTCACCCCCAAATGCAAGTCAATACCCTGTTGCGCAAACCACTCAGGCGTATGGCTGGTAACACTGGCAAGGGTTTGTTCACCGGTCAATAAATAGGACAACATAATGCGGTTATAACCCGCTGGTGCTTCCGCGCTAAACACCGCAATGTCATACCTCTCAGTGGCACGGTGTTTAACCAACTCGTCCAATAGCCGCATACTGGCCATACCAAGACCGATAATGCAGAGTTTGGGTTTAGCGCTACTCATGGCTAAAGCTCCGTTTTGGCTTGTTTTTCATACAAGAAACTCAACACCTGTTGGCGATAATGGTTGTAGCCGGCATCTTCCGTCAGTACCACGCGATTTCTTGGGCGTGGCAAATTAATTTGAGCGATTTCGCCAATCGTAGCCGCTGGGCCATTGGTCATCATGACAATCCGGTCGGACAACAACACCGCCTCATCGACATCATGGGTGATCATTATCACCGTGTTGTTTAATTCATTCTGAATCTCCATCAAGGAGTCCTGCAGATGCGCACGGGTTAAGGCATCCAGTGCGCCAAAGGGCTCGTCCATCAACAATACTTTGGGTTGCATCGACAAGGCACGTGCAATGCCAACTCGCTGTTTCATGCCGCCAGAAATTTCATCCGGGCGTTTGTGCATCGCATGATCCATGTGAACCAATTTCAGGTTGTGTTCAATCCAATCCTTAATCTCGGCCTTACTGGATTTTTTCATCACCTGCTTGACCGCCAGCTCAACATTTTGATAAGCGGTAAGCCAGGGCAATAACGAATGATTCTGAAACACCACCGCGCGCTCTGGGCCTGGTTCATTGACTTCTCTGCCCTCCAAAATGACCCCGCCTTTTGTGGCCTGATACAGCCCAGCAACAATATTCAACACCGTGGACTTGCCACAGCCTGAATGTCCAATTAATGAAATAAACTCGCCCTTGGCTATTTTTAAATTGATATTTTGAATCGCCACAAACGGCACCGTCGGGGTTGGGAATGCAATTTCAACATCCGTTAATTCTAAATACGCGTCCATTTCTCTCTCCTAAAATTAACGAAGTACGGCTGACTTATCCCAAGACACAAACTTTTGCAGCACCAACATCAGTCGATCCAATAAAAATCCGATAAACCCGATCACCAGTACCGCCACCATAATGCGTGACATGGATTCGGAACTGCCATTTTGGAACTGATCCCAAATAAACTTACCCAGGCCTGGTGATTGTGAGAGCATTTCGGCCGCAATTAACACCATCCAAGCAATCCCTAAAGAAATGCGCAACCCCGTAAAAATCATCGGAATTGCCGAGGGAACCAAGATTTTAGTGACATGCGTCCAAGGGTTTAAATTCAACACTTTTGACACATTCAATAAATCCTTGCTTACGGTTGCGACCCCTACCGCCGTGTTAATAATCGTTGACCAAATCGAACTTAACAGTACGGTAATCGCGGATACAATAAACGCCGTTTGAAACATCGGGCTTTCACTAACATACAATGCACTCACCACCAGCGTAACGAGCGGCAACCAAGCCAAGGGCGACACGGGTTTGAACAACTGAATAACAGGATTCACCGCACGATACAGCCCATCTGACATCCCAATCAGTATGCCAATCGGAATCGCAATCAACGAGCCAATCAAAAATGCGGTAAACACAGTAAACAGCGAAGTCTTAATCTGATCAATAAAAGTCGGTGCGCCAGTGTAAGGTCGAATCGTAGGCACAAAATCAGGATCAGCTTCCATTCTGGCCGCGTTTCTCGCCTCTTGGCGCTGATAAAACGCCTCGGCTTTTTCTTTTTCGGCCTGATGCTCATCTAACAAATTATTAAATTGTTGATACACTTCAACCGGTCCTGGAAAATTGCCTAACGAAGTTTCAATGTTTTTTGCCGCGCCCGACCAAAGCATTAAAAAAACCAGTAACCCGATTAATGGCAAACCCAACTGTTTAAAAATTAAGCTCATTTGAAGCTTAGGATTATGTCCTTTTGCCAAATTGGCATAGGGCTCAAAAAATAACGGGAGTTTCATCTGTCATCCTTTTGGGCGAGCATAGCGCTCACCCGCTTATTTTTATCTATACCTTGTCGGCGCCTTTTAACCCTATCTCAAACTGTTTGAGATAATCATTAGGCTTTAAGCCGTCATAGGTAATGCCGTCAATAAACTCATTGGTTGCCGGTTTAAAGCCGGTTTCTGTTAAAAAATCCGGGAATTCAGACGGCTTAAACTTGCCTTCTCTAATGAGTTCCTTGGCGGCTAATTGATAAATGTCAGGACGGTAAACCTGTTGGGCAACCTGGTGATACCACTCATCCGATTTTTGCTCACTGATTTGCCCCCAACGGCGCATTTGAGTAAGAAACCAAACCGCATCGGAATAAAACGGATAGGTGGCATGATTGCGGAAGAAAATATTAAAATCTGGTTCAGCGCGTTGATCGCCCTTTTCATATTCAAAGGTTCCGGTCATTGAATTGGCAATAACCGCCTCATCCGCACCGACGTATATAGGTCTGGCTAGAATCTTAACGGCTTCTTTACGATTGGCGTTGTTATTTTCATCCAACCAGCGCGCCGCTTTTAACAAGGCTTTTACCAAGCGAATCGTGGTGTTCGGATACTGCTCATAAAAATCTTTGCGCATGCCAAAGACTTTTTCTGGGTTATTGCGCCAGATATTATTATTTGAAATCACCGGCACACCGATATTGCGAAACACCGCCTGCTGGTTCCAAGGCTCGCCAACACAATAACCATGAATGGTTCCGGCATCCATCGTGGCTGGCATTTGTGGCGGCGGTGTCACAGACAACTGTGCCTGCGCATTTATCATACCTGCGGTATCGCCACGCTCTGGTGCATAAAAACCAGGATGGATGCCACCTGCGGCTAACCAATAACGTAATTCATAATTATGGGTTGACACGGGGAACACCATCCCCATTTTGAACGCTTCACCTTGCTTGTTCAGGGTTTCAATGACCGGCTTTAATGCCGCAGCTGAAATTGGATGAATCGGTTTGCCTTCTGCATCAAGTTTCACATAAGGGCGCATCCCCTCCCAAATGCGGTTAGAAACCGTAATCGCATTGCCATTTAAATCCATCGAGAAAGGGGTCATTAATTCGGCATTATTTCCATAACCAATCGTCGCCGCAATTGCTTGACCCGGTAACATATGTGCACCGTCTAAAGCACCGGAAACCACCCCATCAACCAGCACGCGCCAGTTGGCTTGAGCCTCTAAGGTTACATAAAGCCCCTCTTCTTCAAAAAAGCCTTTTTCGTAGGCAATTGCAAGAGGCGCCATATCGGTTAGTTTAATAAAACCAAGCTTTAACTCTTCCTTTTCCGGCCAACCCACTTTTGCTTGTGCCAGATTGATAAAACCTGTCGCTCCACTCATCCCGATGGCACCTGCAATCGCGGTTTTGAGTAGTTGACGACGCGATAAGTTTGTGTTTTTCTGATTTGACATGACGTTAATCCTTTTTTAAACCATAAAAAAAGGCGCCGCATCTTTCTCCCGTTAGCAGGAAGAAGATGGACGCCTTTGTCCGTAACAAAAATTTAAGTATCAAGCCGTCATTGACTTAACTAATGTTTATAAAACATTAAAAATGCCAAAATAAACTAAAATGATATATTTCAATATATTAATAAAAAACATGGATTAATAACCTAGATAAAGCATCAAAAAACCTACAGACACGCACCTCAAACAAGCAAAATGCACCACAAAAACACTACTTCAAAATCAATTTAGCTACATCCACCAAACGCTGACCGTTTTTCATGGCTTGCGCCTGCAAAAACTGATGAGCCTGCTCCTCAGTCAAACCTTTTTGTACAATCAAGATCGACTTAGCACGTTCAATAAAACGCCGATCCAACAAAGCCTGCTTGGCAATCACCAATTCTGCCTCCATCTGCATCAACTGCTTTGATTGTGCTTGAAAGCGTTCCAACAAAATTTTTGACGCCCCCTGGAGTTTTGTCATATTCTCATTAATATCAAATTGTTGATCTGCTAATATGTTTTCAATGGAATGCCCACTCTGATTAAACCGCGAAAACCCTTGCTGCAATCGTTGAGCGCTGACCAATTGCAAGTAACTTGTCAACTCATCCTCTAACGACTGAAAACCATCTATTCGCTTGGTCATTAACTCAAACCAAGCCTCAGCCTTTTCAAAATCGGCCTGTTTATGAAATTTAAAACCTTGTCGCCAAGCATCAAGCTCCTGCCGATAAGGTTGAGACTTTAACTGTAACAACTTTTTAAGCTGCGATTGTGAGGCAAACAATTTGAAAACACTGAACGCATTAGACTGTTGTTCCACTTTTGCATTCAAAATCTCACTAAAATCTGTTTTTTTAACGCCGCCAAGTACAGCAACACCAATTGCACGCTCTTGCCCTGCAGCTTCTTTAGCTTGCATAAAATTAAACAAAGCCAACATCGCACGCGCAATTTCTGCATCAGGCGCCTGTTCAGCAAGATCAAAAACATAGTTAAATATAGTGTGAATTACATGACTAAACTGCTGAATAGCATCAAGAGGATTTACTTGTTTTTTATCAACTGAGTTGCGGAGATTTTCAAGCCCTCCTAAAGCCTGCAATAAGGTGGCTAACCGAAGATACACTCCGCTAGGCAAACAAAATGAAGTATCAAGCTCCTTATCAAGTCGCGCTTTAAACATCGCCTCTTGCTTGTCAAAATCCTGGCGATAAGCCAGCGTTTTAACTAAAAATCGATCAGCACCTCTTGAGGTTAAATAAAGCACGCTGGCACCACGCTCAAGTTGGATAGCATGCACCAATTTTTGCAACAAACGGATAAGTTCGGCGGCTGAAAATAAGAAAGTTAGCGATTGTCTCTCAGCTTCCACACTCATCGCCAATAACTTTGCGGTTGCCTGCTGGTAGGTCATCATTTCTCTAACACTAAACTCAAATTAAAACAAATAAGCAAAAGTTGTGCTAAAGATTAGATTACTATGTTTGATATCTAATAATCCAACAGCGTCCTTACGAGCAAAACCTGCAAGATAAAACTCAGATATCACGGATAAAACTAGGTGTTTGAAAATGCAATCAGTCCATTGCGCAGATCGCTGACGACATCTGAATCGATCATCAGCTCTTGCATACCATCCTGTTTATAATCTTTCATTTCTTGGCCACAATATGCACCAAAACTGACTTCACTTACCACCGAGTTAGCTACTTTTATCATTGCAACCAGTGCACGAACCTTATCGTTATTAATGGATGCACACTCTGGGTTATGATGAAGAAGTATTGCACTTAACATATCAACAGGTAGATGCCATTTTTTACCTAACAAAACGCCAACCGCTGCATGATGCGAGCCATACATCTGTTCTTCTTTTTCTAATATAAGATGAGGTTGAGAATGTGCACTTTGGAAAAGTTTTACATAGTTATCCGCATCTTTAGTCGCAAACATCAAGCAGCCTGAATTGTGGAAAAGTCCAAGCATATAGGCTTCGTCACGCGAAACATCGGAAACCCATTCAGATAGTTCCGCCATACAAAACGCCACATCGACACCATGAGCCATAATATCTTTATAAGCCTGGTTAGAATTAAACATTTTTTCCAGCAAAACAGACGCCACCAGGTTTCTAATATTATTAAAACCAAGATTACTCACTGCGTCAGCAATAGTTTTACATTCGCCTTTAAGCTTCATAGCGGGAGAGTTAGCAACTCGTAGAACCTCACCGGAAAGGGTCGTATTCTTTTCAATGATTGCGGCAATGCTGCGACTACTGGCAAACTTACTTTGCAACTCAGACTCTAATGCAATCAACTCGGCCGGTAACTCAGGAAGCTTAACTCCTCTAATGGCCATCATGGCTTGACGTAACACTTGCTCCATGCTCATTTTATTTCTCTTTTTTTAAAAAGCTAATTCTGTCGACAACCAAAACTGTGTTCGACCATAAGTTTTATCTAAACCCTTCGCAACACCAAGGTTTAAAGGCAACAGCATACGATAACCTATGACAGATTCTAGGGTGATTTGCGCACCTAGTCCAGTATAATTTCTATCCGCTATTTGAGCCTGATCAACAAAAACCTGCCCGTAAATATCTCTCAAACCCAAAGGGTAGACTTGCCAATTTTGTTGCACCCGTGCCAAGGGCATCCGATACTCTATCGCTGCCAAGGCAAATTTATCTGTACTAATGCTCGCCTTAGGGTAACCCCTTAACGGATAATCGGTTCTTGCAAACAATCCTGAAGAAAACGCCCCACGATCTGAACCTAGCTGAAAAGGGTGAGCCGTTGGCTGAGCATAGCCGCCTACCAACCGAGTATGCAACACCTGCGAGTTCATGATATGCCAATAATGCTTCAGATCAAACTGTAATCTGTATCCTGAAAAATCATTCTTTACCCCATCATGACTATCCAACGCTCCATAGCCCTGCCAGCCTGAAGCAGGGCTAATGCTATATCGATAGGTTTGCGTGTTATCCCAATGGGTCACCAAACTCAAATCCGTTCTCTGGGTTGTTGGCAGTGGCGTCACGCGCTCATCACGCCAAGCATCCTTTTCCTGCTCGAACACTAAGCCAAGGTGAAAAGCCAGTTGATCGTCAAAAAAGTTTAACGCATTCAACCTACCAGCAACCAACGTATCTTTTGCCCGCAACAATACCAACTCATCTTTTTTCTGAGGATTATAACCCTCGCGCCAAGAACGCATATATTGCAACAAATAGCGGTTATCCATCTGATAACTCAGCAGGCCAAAAGGCTGCGCTGCAAGATCATCGTAAACCAAGCTTAGCTGATAATGATGGCGCGCCAATGCGTCTTGGCCATCAAGCATAACCCCCACCTGATTTCTCTGCTCAGTCAAACTTAAAATCGGCCACCATGCCCGTGGTCTTAAACTTGAATAGGGCTGATAGGGTTGAATTTCAGATAAGTCCGTCGCCGTTGGCGCCGCCATTGAATCTAACCAGGCCTGCTTGTCAATATTTGGCAGATCTTTTTGCTGTTTAGCTTGATTTTTTGGTGTGATCAAAGCCCAATTATACCCCTCAGCTGAATAGTCCTGGTAAACAAGACTCGCCTCTTGAGTTAACAAAGGATTAAATGCGCCAACCTGTCCTTGAGTTAAGGCTTGGATATGGCGTGTTTTTGTATCCATCTGATATATCTGATAAGCCGACGAATAGTTTGCACTATAAACGACTGACTCACCATCAACCGCATAGCTCGGATCTGCTTGGTTAAAACGATTCTGGGTTAACCAACGCCACTGCAGTGTATTCAAGTCAAATTCAGCCAACTGCCACGATCCAAGAGCGGGCTTTTTCATTGCCACAATCTTCTGGCCTGACGGATGGGCATCAATATGACCCAATACCGTTTGTGGTTCTCCTTGCCATATAACCTGCTGAAGTTGTCCCTTGTCAGACAGCAAATGCAACTCAGAGATTCCTCCCACTTGGCGCCGCGCTAATAGTTGGTGTTCGTTTAACCAAACTGCCTGCCGATAACGCTGCTGCTGGGTGATGCGTTGCCAGCGCGTTTGATCCCATAACCATAAATCAGCATAAACGCGATTCTGACGATTTGGACGTAATTGCGTCATAATGATGCGCCCGGTAGGTGATACCGAAAAGACACCTGGGTAATCCACCTCGGTTAAGAACTCTGGAGAAGCTTCACTTTCAGTCAAGGGCTGCTTAACCAAGCGCGGACGACTATGACCATCCGCTTCAACGCGATACAAGGCATTCTGGTGCACCTGCCCATAATAGGGAGATCCGCCATGCTGAGTCAGTATTCGCTTAGGTTCAACGGGGGTTAAAACAGGAGAATAGCGTTCAGACAACCAGGCCTGGTAACGCGCCCAAACCTGAGGAAAGTCATCACCTAAAACGCGTCTTGCGGTTGGATTCATCCAATAAGGAATCAAATTATAGCTATAACTTTTAAGCCAATCAGCCTGTGCGTCCTCACCATAGGTTTGACGCAAAAACTCATAAAAATACGCGCCGTACAAATAGGCTTGGCCTTGGGGCCAATCACGATTTAAACCTGAAACCCGCCCCAATGATATCAGCCCTCGCTCCACTTCCGCGCGCATCTGCATTGCGTAATAATCACTTTGCGCTCGACCCACAGCTAACTCATGATCGGTTTCCTGATCGATTGCCAAGCCCTCAATTAACCAGAGAGGTTGAAAGTTATGTGGAAAACTGAAAATTTGTCGACCAAAAACGCTCCGCAATGCCGCAGGCAATCCTCGTGCTTGATCAAGATGGAGGGTATGGGTATATTCATGACGAATTAACAGCGACAACCAATCTCGGTAGTCTTCAAGCGAGTTAATTGAATCAGGCGCACTGATATAAATACGGTTCTGGTTAAATGGATAGACCGTTGCCCACCCATTCGCACCATCCACGTCATCGGTCAATACAAGATGGGTTTTATTCGTCGGCGACCAGTCCAATGCTTCGCTAATTTCTAGATGCGCCTGTTCAGCAAGTGCAGCAACATGGGGAAGGTGTTGAATCAGTTCTTCAGGCGCGTGCAAAATAAAATGTTGGGTTTGTTGAGTAAACCAGGCCTGGTTAAACTGCCAACCCACACTCATAGGATGAGTAATCTGATTGGCCGCCATAGTAGATGTAATAGGCAGACTTAATATAAAAAAGGTGACAAACGTGTAAATGTGAGCTTTCATAGCCACTTACTTCGGAAATTCAGGCCAGGGATAACGGTTATTACCCACCACCATAAAATGGGGGTTTAAAATGTTTTCAGTCGGGAAATAACGTAAATCCTCACCTTTTTCATCGACAATACGCCCGCCAGCGGCTTCAACAATCACTTGAGAAGCTGCAGTATCCCAATGCGAAGTCGGACCAAAGCGTGGATAAACATCGGCCTGGCCTTCTGCGACTAAACAGGACTTGATCGCTGAACCACAATGAAGAGTTTTAGAGGGAGCTAACGCTTCAATAAACTCTTCAACTTTTTTACCGTGTCGGCGGCTTACCGTAACGTTAACAGGGGATTTAATCAACTTTCGTACCGCTAAAACATGCTCAAGCCCTTGCTCAACTTTGATCGCTTCTCCGCCTTGGTGCGCCATGTATAACCAATCATACACAGGGACATACACCACCCCTAGCACCGACCGACCTTCAACGACCAATGCGATATTGACACAAAACTCATCGGTTCTTTCAATAAACTCCTTCGTGCCATCTAAGGGGTCAACCAACCAAAAGCATGACCAACCCTGGCGCTCTAAAAAGGGCGTCGCATGAATGTTTTCTTCGCTTACCACGGGAATGTCAGGTGACAAAACAGCTAGTGACTGTCGAATTAATTGATCGGCTTGTTTATCCGCTAGCGTAACTGGAGAGCCGTCTGCTTTTTTTTCAACCTCACAGTCTTTACAGCGATACACCTGCATAATGACCTCGCCGGCCTGCTTTGCAATCTCGGCAACCTTTGGCAACCAGGCCTGGTAATGATCAATGGTCATTAAATTTTTCCTAATTTTTGTAACATTAAAAATAGTGCTGCGTAGGCGCGCCCCTCGCTAAACGAAGCTTGTGCTAACAACGCTGGCCAATCACTTAACTTCCAAGGCACAACTTCAAGCGGCTCAGGCTCGTCGCCTTCAGCCTGCTCCGGCATCAGATCGCGCACCAAAACCAAATGAGTATGATGATCCATATAGCCTGCCGCCAAACAAACCTTATCTAAATAATCTACGCGTTGCGGTCTGTAACCAATTTCCTCAATACACTCACGCTGACAGGCATCTAACCAAGTTTCACCCGGATCAATTTTTCCCTTCGGAAAACCAAGTTCATAGCGCCCCACTCCCGCGCTGTATTCACGAATAAGTAACAAAGTATCCTCATCCAACATCGGCACAATTAATACTGCGCCATCGGGATGACCTATCAAACGCTCATAATCAACTTGCGTTCCATTAGAAAATTCTAGCTTTTGCGCCTGAACCGTAAAGATTCGCGACTTAACCACGATATTTTCCGATAAAATGTTGGGGAGTTTTTTAATTTCCATTTGCGCATAATACGCCAAGCGCGCAAAGGCTTCAACCGAATTAGGAGGAACAATGCATCAACTCCCCTGGGATCAAATCGATACCGTGCTACTCGACATGGATGGCACGCTATTAGATTTACACTTTGATTGGAAATTCTGGTCAGAATACCTTCCCGAAGCCTACGCGCGCCATCATCGCCTACCCCTAGACAATGCAAAACGTTTTGTACGTCAAGCCGTCAAACAACAGACCGGGACATTGAATTGGTATTGTCTAGACTACTGGAGCCGCAGGCTTAATTTGTCGGTGGCGGATCTAAAACATGATCTTAAACACCTGATACGCGAACACCCGGATGTGCTTGAGTTTTTGGCTCAACTTAAACAGCTTAACAAGCAGGTGATTATGGTGACGAATGCACACCGTGATAGCTTGGCGCTAAAACTTGAACGCACGGCCATCGAACCCTACTTTGATCACATTATCTCAGCGCACGACTTCCGTACACCAAAAGAGGACATTCGAATCTGGGATTTTATTCAACAGGTTTCCCCCTATGACCCAAGCAGGACACTTCTGGTTGATGACAATATTCGCGCACTCAATACCGCAAGGCGGTATGGCATTCGTCATCTACTCGCCGCCATTCATGTCAGCCCTTACATGGATAAGGTTGACCCACGTGGCTACCCGCATTTTGAACACTATGCTGAAATCATGCCCATTAAAAAGATTACCCCATGACAACAAAACAAAAACTCGCCCTGCTCTGGCAAAACAAATGGATCAATAATGGTATTTGGCTTATAGGGTTTGTGATTATTTACTTGATGCTACGCCCTCTAATGCAAGGGGATGTGGTCAGAGATACCGCGCCACACTTTAGTGCCACCAGCCTTAGCGGTGAACAGCTTGATCTTTCTGACTTTCAGGGTGAAGCGGTACTTATCCATTTTTGGGCAACCTGGTGCCCGATATGTGAATTTTCGCGCGATGGCATAGAACGCATCGCGCAAGATTACCGTGTAATCAGTGTCGCAACCCAATCAGGCGACAACGCAACCCTCATAGCTTATGCACAACAACATAATATGAATCCAGCGTTGATCGTTAATGACGAGAACGGGCAATTGTTCAACCTGTATGGTGCACGAGCGGTTCCAGCCGACTTTATAATCAACGCTCAAGGTGAGGTAGCATTTGTTGAGGTGGGCTTGAGTTCAAGCTGGGGAATGCGTGCAAGGTTATGGTGGGCTAATCGTTGATACTTCACGACTTAAAAGCCAAGTTCATCAAACCAAAATTGCGTTATGGCGGTGAAATTATCCATAGCGAACGTGATGAGTTTGGCTTGATTCAAGTCGTTGACAGCCCCATTTGCCGCAGCCTTCACTTTGACAGCGCAGTTAAACAAAGCCGCTATTTTTTTCAAGCCCCGTTAAGCCTTGCTTTTGAATATCAACAAGTCATTGAGCAACAACTTTGGCTAAAACAGATTGAAAAGCCTATAAAAAACCTATTAATGCTTGGCGTTGGCG is part of the Thiomicrospira microaerophila genome and encodes:
- a CDS encoding CmpA/NrtA family ABC transporter substrate-binding protein, producing MSNQKNTNLSRRQLLKTAIAGAIGMSGATGFINLAQAKVGWPEKEELKLGFIKLTDMAPLAIAYEKGFFEEEGLYVTLEAQANWRVLVDGVVSGALDGAHMLPGQAIAATIGYGNNAELMTPFSMDLNGNAITVSNRIWEGMRPYVKLDAEGKPIHPISAAALKPVIETLNKQGEAFKMGMVFPVSTHNYELRYWLAAGGIHPGFYAPERGDTAGMINAQAQLSVTPPPQMPATMDAGTIHGYCVGEPWNQQAVFRNIGVPVISNNNIWRNNPEKVFGMRKDFYEQYPNTTIRLVKALLKAARWLDENNNANRKEAVKILARPIYVGADEAVIANSMTGTFEYEKGDQRAEPDFNIFFRNHATYPFYSDAVWFLTQMRRWGQISEQKSDEWYHQVAQQVYRPDIYQLAAKELIREGKFKPSEFPDFLTETGFKPATNEFIDGITYDGLKPNDYLKQFEIGLKGADKV
- the yrfG gene encoding GMP/IMP nucleotidase — protein: MHQLPWDQIDTVLLDMDGTLLDLHFDWKFWSEYLPEAYARHHRLPLDNAKRFVRQAVKQQTGTLNWYCLDYWSRRLNLSVADLKHDLKHLIREHPDVLEFLAQLKQLNKQVIMVTNAHRDSLALKLERTAIEPYFDHIISAHDFRTPKEDIRIWDFIQQVSPYDPSRTLLVDDNIRALNTARRYGIRHLLAAIHVSPYMDKVDPRGYPHFEHYAEIMPIKKITP
- a CDS encoding NAD(P)/FAD-dependent oxidoreductase yields the protein MSSAKPKLCIIGLGMASMRLLDELVKHRATERYDIAVFSAEAPAGYNRIMLSYLLTGEQTLASVTSHTPEWFAQQGIDLHLGVKVTAMDPIQQSFTTETGEMFGYDRLVLATGSNASRIALPGVDLAGVHCFRDLQDVAQLNDLDVTDARPVMVLGAGLLGLEAAYGLAGKGHRVMVVHRSDRILSQQLDAMAGRLLQKSMEQQGIEFVLQRHLAEIQGKSQIEAVRLNHGEAFEVKALIMAVGIQPNSELAKQAGLLVNRGIVVNNALETSDSGIYALGECCELDQQTFGLVAPIYRQAAILAASLMKLPTRRFEHQLSATRLKVSGIEVFSFGDPNQAGDQLVLQDPSLGLYRKVVLVDGVIQSAILLGNTQDANWLFELHQQQIKIDNSQRSALLFGEAYYERAAA
- a CDS encoding HDOD domain-containing protein, encoding MSMEQVLRQAMMAIRGVKLPELPAELIALESELQSKFASSRSIAAIIEKNTTLSGEVLRVANSPAMKLKGECKTIADAVSNLGFNNIRNLVASVLLEKMFNSNQAYKDIMAHGVDVAFCMAELSEWVSDVSRDEAYMLGLFHNSGCLMFATKDADNYVKLFQSAHSQPHLILEKEEQMYGSHHAAVGVLLGKKWHLPVDMLSAILLHHNPECASINNDKVRALVAMIKVANSVVSEVSFGAYCGQEMKDYKQDGMQELMIDSDVVSDLRNGLIAFSNT
- a CDS encoding nitrate- and nitrite sensing domain-containing protein, which codes for MMTYQQATAKLLAMSVEAERQSLTFLFSAAELIRLLQKLVHAIQLERGASVLYLTSRGADRFLVKTLAYRQDFDKQEAMFKARLDKELDTSFCLPSGVYLRLATLLQALGGLENLRNSVDKKQVNPLDAIQQFSHVIHTIFNYVFDLAEQAPDAEIARAMLALFNFMQAKEAAGQERAIGVAVLGGVKKTDFSEILNAKVEQQSNAFSVFKLFASQSQLKKLLQLKSQPYRQELDAWRQGFKFHKQADFEKAEAWFELMTKRIDGFQSLEDELTSYLQLVSAQRLQQGFSRFNQSGHSIENILADQQFDINENMTKLQGASKILLERFQAQSKQLMQMEAELVIAKQALLDRRFIERAKSILIVQKGLTEEQAHQFLQAQAMKNGQRLVDVAKLILK
- a CDS encoding ABC transporter ATP-binding protein, whose translation is MDAYLELTDVEIAFPTPTVPFVAIQNINLKIAKGEFISLIGHSGCGKSTVLNIVAGLYQATKGGVILEGREVNEPGPERAVVFQNHSLLPWLTAYQNVELAVKQVMKKSSKAEIKDWIEHNLKLVHMDHAMHKRPDEISGGMKQRVGIARALSMQPKVLLMDEPFGALDALTRAHLQDSLMEIQNELNNTVIMITHDVDEAVLLSDRIVMMTNGPAATIGEIAQINLPRPRNRVVLTEDAGYNHYRQQVLSFLYEKQAKTEL
- the nudE gene encoding ADP compounds hydrolase NudE translates to MEIKKLPNILSENIVVKSRIFTVQAQKLEFSNGTQVDYERLIGHPDGAVLIVPMLDEDTLLLIREYSAGVGRYELGFPKGKIDPGETWLDACQRECIEEIGYRPQRVDYLDKVCLAAGYMDHHTHLVLVRDLMPEQAEGDEPEPLEVVPWKLSDWPALLAQASFSEGRAYAALFLMLQKLGKI
- a CDS encoding ABC transporter permease; amino-acid sequence: MKLPLFFEPYANLAKGHNPKLQMSLIFKQLGLPLIGLLVFLMLWSGAAKNIETSLGNFPGPVEVYQQFNNLLDEHQAEKEKAEAFYQRQEARNAARMEADPDFVPTIRPYTGAPTFIDQIKTSLFTVFTAFLIGSLIAIPIGILIGMSDGLYRAVNPVIQLFKPVSPLAWLPLVTLVVSALYVSESPMFQTAFIVSAITVLLSSIWSTIINTAVGVATVSKDLLNVSKVLNLNPWTHVTKILVPSAIPMIFTGLRISLGIAWMVLIAAEMLSQSPGLGKFIWDQFQNGSSESMSRIMVAVLVIGFIGFLLDRLMLVLQKFVSWDKSAVLR
- a CDS encoding protein disulfide oxidoreductase; the encoded protein is MTTKQKLALLWQNKWINNGIWLIGFVIIYLMLRPLMQGDVVRDTAPHFSATSLSGEQLDLSDFQGEAVLIHFWATWCPICEFSRDGIERIAQDYRVISVATQSGDNATLIAYAQQHNMNPALIVNDENGQLFNLYGARAVPADFIINAQGEVAFVEVGLSSSWGMRARLWWANR
- the cysQ gene encoding 3'(2'),5'-bisphosphate nucleotidase CysQ gives rise to the protein MTIDHYQAWLPKVAEIAKQAGEVIMQVYRCKDCEVEKKADGSPVTLADKQADQLIRQSLAVLSPDIPVVSEENIHATPFLERQGWSCFWLVDPLDGTKEFIERTDEFCVNIALVVEGRSVLGVVYVPVYDWLYMAHQGGEAIKVEQGLEHVLAVRKLIKSPVNVTVSRRHGKKVEEFIEALAPSKTLHCGSAIKSCLVAEGQADVYPRFGPTSHWDTAASQVIVEAAGGRIVDEKGEDLRYFPTENILNPHFMVVGNNRYPWPEFPK